One window of the Pedobacter ginsengisoli genome contains the following:
- a CDS encoding DUF4350 domain-containing protein: protein MKGLKRYLILSAVFLVGYLLAQYYKPKPTNWTPTYLKEDKIPFGNYLLFHEIHDLFPKTELRVTRDPVYNTLRDKKFSSTSYLFIAHKIELDKLDFKELVSFVKEGNNVFIAAFQIGKTLSSTLKLEIGSSFSDFSDEKSTSVNFVNPTLRAEHDYAFGKQIVEQYFNKIDTSRATVLGQNNDGKPNFIKYSFGKGNIYILPNPRLFTNYSLLNPLGAEYAAKALSYLPTSTNLIWDEHNTRGNIDDSAVLRVIFRNESLRWAYYLSLIGLIVFVIFEMKRRQRIIPVIEPLKNSSLDFVKVVGKVYYQQRDNSDIAKKKINYFLEHIRSTYNLKTTTIDKELETALNIRSGVQQETIGLLFNTIEAINANHHVDDAMLINLNKLIERFYKQAQ from the coding sequence ATGAAGGGATTAAAACGATATCTTATATTGAGTGCGGTGTTTCTGGTAGGCTACCTACTGGCCCAATATTATAAACCCAAGCCAACAAACTGGACTCCAACTTACTTAAAAGAAGATAAGATCCCTTTTGGCAACTATCTGCTGTTTCACGAAATACATGATTTATTTCCGAAAACAGAACTGAGGGTAACAAGAGATCCAGTATACAATACTTTAAGGGATAAGAAATTTAGTAGTACTAGTTACCTTTTTATTGCTCATAAAATAGAGCTTGATAAGCTGGATTTTAAGGAGCTTGTTTCCTTTGTAAAGGAAGGTAATAATGTTTTTATTGCTGCTTTTCAAATAGGTAAAACTTTAAGTAGTACACTTAAATTAGAAATAGGGTCGTCATTTAGTGATTTTTCAGATGAAAAATCCACTAGTGTTAATTTCGTCAATCCGACATTAAGAGCTGAACACGATTACGCATTTGGAAAGCAAATTGTTGAACAGTATTTCAATAAAATTGATACTTCGAGAGCAACGGTATTAGGTCAAAATAACGACGGGAAACCTAACTTTATTAAGTATAGTTTCGGTAAGGGAAATATATACATTTTGCCAAATCCCCGGTTATTTACAAATTATAGCCTGTTAAACCCTTTAGGTGCAGAGTATGCTGCAAAGGCACTTTCTTATCTGCCCACTTCAACAAATTTAATATGGGATGAACATAATACACGTGGTAATATTGATGATTCCGCCGTTTTACGGGTAATCTTTAGAAATGAGTCGTTGCGCTGGGCTTATTATCTGTCTTTAATAGGATTAATAGTCTTTGTTATATTTGAAATGAAGCGTAGGCAACGAATAATTCCTGTAATAGAACCATTAAAGAACTCATCATTAGATTTTGTTAAGGTTGTTGGAAAAGTATATTACCAGCAAAGGGACAATAGTGATATTGCAAAAAAGAAGATCAACTATTTTCTTGAGCACATCAGAAGTACCTATAACCTGAAAACAACAACAATTGATAAAGAATTAGAAACAGCATTAAATATCAGATCAGGAGTTCAGCAAGAAACGATTGGTCTATTGTTTAATACTATAGAAGCAATAAATGCCAATCACCATGTTGATGATGCAATGTTGATTAACCTTAATAAACTAATTGAAAGATTTTATAAACAAGCTCAATAA
- a CDS encoding SGNH/GDSL hydrolase family protein yields MKYSILILVLLLTLTCKKGEKAMANEDSTVANMGKQLNYLALGDSYTIGESVATNENFPNQLANELVKNGLRVNPPIIVAKTGWTTAELQLGIKNTKLPEYKFDIVTLLIGVNNQYRGESIDVYRKEFKELLQTAINFANDKSHVFIISIPDWGATPHGQQSGRDPKVITKEIDAFNAINKEETLAAGLSYTNITPFSRLALSDKTLVAADGLHPSGKMYAGWVTSLAPLVSNSLK; encoded by the coding sequence ATGAAGTATTCAATATTAATTCTGGTATTACTGCTAACATTAACCTGCAAAAAAGGAGAAAAGGCAATGGCTAATGAAGATAGTACAGTTGCAAATATGGGCAAACAGTTAAATTATCTTGCCCTTGGCGATTCCTATACTATAGGAGAGTCGGTAGCTACAAATGAAAACTTTCCAAACCAACTGGCAAATGAACTTGTAAAAAACGGTCTAAGGGTAAACCCACCAATTATTGTGGCCAAAACAGGCTGGACAACCGCCGAATTGCAGTTGGGAATCAAAAACACGAAACTCCCTGAGTATAAATTTGATATCGTTACCCTGTTGATTGGCGTAAATAATCAATATAGAGGAGAATCAATAGATGTCTACCGCAAGGAGTTTAAGGAACTTTTGCAAACTGCTATTAATTTTGCAAATGATAAATCTCATGTTTTTATAATATCAATTCCTGATTGGGGGGCCACACCACATGGCCAGCAAAGTGGTCGTGATCCGAAAGTTATTACTAAGGAAATAGATGCCTTTAATGCTATAAACAAAGAAGAAACATTGGCTGCGGGTTTGAGTTACACAAACATTACTCCATTTTCCAGATTAGCGTTGTCTGACAAAACCCTGGTCGCTGCAGATGGTTTGCACCCATCTGGAAAGATGTATGCCGGATGGGTTACAAGTTTAGCCCCATTGGTATCGAATAGTTTAAAGTAA
- a CDS encoding AAA family ATPase yields the protein MEPEIFNERTDLTALNQAVDQIRQTLSSIIIGQKETIDFLIAALLADGHILLEGVPGVAKTLSAKLVAKSIDASFSRIQFTPDLMPSDVLGTSVFDPRSSSFEYRKGPIFGHIILVDEINRAPAKTQSALFEVMEERQITVDGHTYQMDEPFMVLATQNPIEQEGTYRLPEAQLDRFLFKIEVRYPTLEEEIIILQNQHQQKLEQEINAVKAVLSIDKIKKCRAIIKALHVEPKLIEYAARITHETRNNKSLYLGASPRASLAMINSAKAIAAMQGRDFITPEDIIKVAAPVLAHRIMLTPDKEMEGLTPADVVGQIIQKLEIPR from the coding sequence ATGGAACCGGAAATTTTTAATGAAAGAACCGACTTGACTGCACTTAATCAGGCTGTTGATCAGATAAGACAAACACTGAGCAGCATTATTATTGGGCAAAAAGAAACAATTGATTTTCTTATTGCAGCCTTACTTGCCGATGGCCATATTTTACTTGAAGGTGTTCCGGGTGTGGCTAAAACATTAAGTGCTAAACTTGTTGCGAAAAGTATTGATGCTTCATTTTCTAGGATTCAGTTTACTCCTGATTTAATGCCCTCGGATGTACTGGGCACTTCGGTATTTGATCCAAGGTCTTCATCGTTTGAATATAGAAAAGGACCAATATTCGGACATATTATATTAGTAGATGAGATAAACAGAGCCCCGGCAAAAACTCAATCGGCTTTGTTTGAAGTGATGGAAGAACGACAAATAACTGTAGATGGACATACCTATCAAATGGATGAGCCGTTTATGGTATTGGCTACCCAAAACCCAATAGAACAAGAAGGGACTTACAGGCTTCCTGAAGCTCAGCTAGATAGATTTTTATTTAAAATTGAAGTAAGATATCCAACACTTGAAGAAGAAATAATTATCCTTCAGAATCAACATCAGCAAAAACTAGAACAGGAAATAAACGCAGTTAAAGCGGTTTTGAGTATTGATAAGATCAAGAAATGCAGGGCCATAATTAAAGCTTTACATGTTGAACCAAAGCTAATAGAATATGCTGCAAGAATAACTCACGAAACAAGGAATAATAAATCACTCTATTTGGGTGCTTCACCGCGAGCATCTTTAGCAATGATCAATAGCGCCAAAGCTATTGCAGCGATGCAGGGACGTGATTTTATTACCCCTGAAGATATAATAAAAGTTGCAGCACCTGTGCTAGCCCACAGAATTATGTTAACACCTGATAAAGAAATGGAAGGACTTACACCGGCAGATGTAGTTGGGCAAATTATTCAAAAATTAGAGATTCCAAGGTAA
- a CDS encoding L-serine ammonia-lyase, whose protein sequence is MQREQISVFDIFKIGIGPSSSHTLGPWRAAQQFTASLKEQNLLGEVEQIKILLYGSLAKTGIGHGTDVAILLGLTGADPVTFDVSSIDSTIESIKKNHSLVLAGEQPITFNYDDDLVFLFFESLPFHPNAVTFQAFLKTGKAISETYYSIGGGFVIKEGEDGKEREQVDLPFPIEKAADLLHWCLTTGLKVSEVVLENELAWRTETATRTGILQHFNVMKDCIYRGCHTSGFLPGGLNVARRAVALNKRLIGNGVYTNYESWVTAIRAGGNGFNYTLDWVSCFALAVNEENASFGRVVTAPTNGAAGVIPAVLQYFITFCDGFAEEKITQFIACASEIGSIFKKGATISAAMGGCQAEIGVSSAMAAAALTECLGGSQRQVLMAAEIAMEHHLGLTCDPIGGLVQIPCIERNTMGAIKAITASQLALQSNPDKAKVSLDAVVNTMWETALDMNSKYKETSDGGLATNIPISLPEC, encoded by the coding sequence ATGCAAAGAGAACAGATATCAGTATTTGATATTTTTAAAATAGGTATTGGCCCATCAAGTTCCCACACACTTGGCCCGTGGCGCGCTGCACAACAATTCACAGCTTCATTAAAGGAGCAAAACCTGCTTGGAGAAGTTGAGCAGATAAAGATTTTGCTTTACGGGTCCTTAGCTAAAACCGGGATAGGACATGGAACTGATGTTGCCATATTACTGGGCTTAACGGGTGCTGATCCGGTAACTTTTGATGTAAGTTCCATTGACAGTACAATAGAATCTATTAAGAAAAATCATTCGTTAGTACTTGCGGGTGAGCAGCCCATTACATTTAACTATGATGACGATCTGGTGTTCTTATTTTTTGAAAGCTTACCCTTCCATCCCAATGCTGTTACCTTTCAGGCTTTCTTAAAAACCGGCAAGGCTATATCTGAAACCTACTACTCAATAGGAGGCGGCTTTGTAATTAAGGAAGGTGAAGATGGTAAAGAAAGGGAACAGGTTGATTTACCTTTCCCGATTGAAAAAGCCGCTGATCTCTTGCACTGGTGTCTTACTACTGGGCTTAAAGTTTCGGAAGTTGTACTGGAAAATGAACTGGCCTGGCGGACAGAGACTGCTACAAGAACAGGAATTTTGCAACACTTCAATGTAATGAAGGATTGTATTTATAGGGGTTGCCATACCTCAGGTTTTTTACCTGGCGGATTGAACGTAGCAAGAAGGGCTGTGGCGCTTAATAAAAGATTAATTGGCAATGGTGTTTATACTAACTACGAAAGTTGGGTGACGGCCATTAGAGCAGGCGGAAATGGTTTTAATTACACTCTTGACTGGGTTAGTTGTTTTGCATTGGCCGTTAATGAAGAGAACGCTTCGTTTGGCAGAGTGGTAACAGCTCCAACCAATGGCGCTGCAGGAGTTATCCCTGCCGTACTCCAATACTTTATAACATTTTGCGATGGCTTTGCTGAAGAAAAAATTACACAATTTATTGCTTGTGCATCTGAAATAGGCAGCATTTTTAAAAAGGGAGCTACTATATCAGCTGCTATGGGCGGATGTCAGGCCGAAATAGGGGTATCATCAGCAATGGCTGCTGCTGCACTTACTGAATGCCTGGGTGGCTCACAGAGACAGGTTTTAATGGCTGCTGAAATAGCGATGGAACATCATTTAGGGCTTACTTGCGATCCTATTGGTGGTTTAGTTCAAATTCCTTGTATTGAAAGAAATACAATGGGTGCGATTAAGGCAATTACCGCAAGTCAGCTTGCTTTACAAAGTAATCCGGATAAAGCTAAAGTAAGTTTAGATGCAGTGGTAAATACTATGTGGGAAACTGCTTTGGATATGAACTCAAAATATAAAGAAACTTCTGATGGTGGTTTGGCTACCAATATTCCAATAAGTTTACCTGAGTGCTAA
- a CDS encoding DUF5684 domain-containing protein, with protein MDYNSEYSSAAAGIGAGMIFLYLVLLVLYIVGMWKVFEKAGKPGWAAIIPIYNLIVLIEIVGKPTIWILWLLIPCTAPIFGIWLTNLLSKSFGKTEGFTVGLVLFPFIFFPILGFGDAKYLGPSAKEAQNGFNNPNNPFGNNNPFNDPFNKPPTTPGI; from the coding sequence ATGGACTACAATTCAGAGTACTCTTCTGCCGCTGCCGGTATAGGCGCAGGCATGATTTTTTTGTATCTTGTGCTTCTCGTTCTCTACATCGTAGGAATGTGGAAAGTATTTGAAAAGGCAGGAAAGCCTGGCTGGGCAGCCATTATTCCCATTTATAATCTCATTGTATTAATAGAAATTGTTGGTAAACCGACAATTTGGATTCTTTGGTTATTAATACCATGTACTGCTCCAATATTTGGTATTTGGCTTACGAACCTTTTGAGTAAAAGCTTCGGAAAAACAGAAGGATTTACTGTGGGACTGGTTCTTTTTCCATTTATTTTCTTCCCAATATTAGGTTTTGGAGATGCTAAGTATTTAGGCCCTTCTGCTAAGGAAGCTCAAAACGGCTTTAATAATCCTAACAATCCTTTTGGCAATAACAATCCATTTAATGATCCGTTTAACAAACCTCCAACCACTCCTGGAATTTAA
- a CDS encoding DUF2752 domain-containing protein: protein MFITYILSAWSSFLDKADIFFLPCPFKYVFKIDCPGCGFQRSVLFLLKGEWQKSFDMYPPAIPLIITFVVGISANYWFGKRSDPLIKALYLITGSIVLFNYVYKMWIPHLH, encoded by the coding sequence GTGTTTATTACATATATCTTATCCGCCTGGTCTTCTTTTTTAGACAAGGCGGATATTTTTTTTCTTCCTTGCCCGTTTAAGTACGTCTTTAAAATAGATTGCCCCGGATGTGGATTTCAGCGTTCGGTATTGTTTCTCCTTAAGGGAGAATGGCAAAAGAGCTTTGATATGTATCCTCCTGCAATTCCACTTATCATTACTTTTGTTGTGGGCATATCGGCTAATTATTGGTTTGGTAAAAGAAGTGACCCGTTAATTAAAGCGTTATACCTGATTACAGGGTCAATTGTGTTATTCAATTACGTTTATAAAATGTGGATTCCTCACCTTCATTAG
- a CDS encoding MgtC/SapB family protein — MMEIFLENGHFITLSEVNKFLMATLLCGLIGAEREFRSKQAGLKTMIMIGLGATLFTILSIKIGLSSRDRIASNIVTGIGFLGAGVIFKEDNQVKGLTTACVIWIVAAIGMAIGAGYYEQAVGVTLVVLLALFTFPFLEDMVERRFTKRVYRIVKRFENESLEKYEEDIKTSKLKLTRGKQELANGIISGTWIAVGSPKNHKKFVDRMLQDRNIIAFDF, encoded by the coding sequence ATGATGGAGATTTTTTTAGAAAACGGTCATTTCATTACGCTTAGCGAAGTCAATAAATTCTTAATGGCAACCTTACTTTGCGGTTTAATTGGCGCTGAGCGAGAATTTAGAAGCAAACAGGCTGGGTTAAAAACGATGATTATGATTGGCCTTGGTGCCACACTGTTTACAATTCTGTCGATAAAGATTGGATTAAGCAGCCGTGATCGCATTGCTTCCAATATTGTTACCGGGATAGGCTTTTTGGGTGCCGGCGTTATTTTTAAAGAAGACAATCAGGTTAAAGGCTTAACTACGGCCTGCGTAATATGGATTGTAGCTGCAATTGGTATGGCTATTGGCGCTGGATATTATGAGCAGGCAGTAGGTGTAACTTTGGTGGTTTTGCTGGCATTGTTCACTTTTCCATTTCTGGAAGATATGGTAGAGCGTCGTTTTACTAAAAGGGTGTACAGAATTGTAAAAAGATTTGAGAATGAAAGCCTGGAAAAGTATGAAGAAGATATTAAAACATCTAAACTTAAGCTCACAAGAGGCAAACAGGAGCTTGCCAATGGCATCATCAGTGGAACATGGATAGCAGTAGGAAGCCCTAAAAACCATAAAAAATTTGTAGATCGCATGCTTCAGGATAGAAATATCATAGCATTTGACTTTTAA
- a CDS encoding DUF58 domain-containing protein, with product MKNFFITYYKDLFLGKKLFAGIGLCATLFLFSFFLPWLGDIPFVAFSILMALIAIDMILLYRQNKGFFLRRDVPERLSNGDENEINIYIESFYPFATKVGVIDEIPWQFQKRDIWFASNLKARERKTINYVLRPTKRGEYVFGLVRLYVSSPLGLITRRFNFGEEKTVPVYPSFLQLRRYELMAVSNRLSEIGIKKIRRIGHSLEFDQVKNYVQGDDYRTVNWKATARKGELMVNSFTDEKAQHVYCIIDKSRVMKMPFEGLSLLDYAINASLVLSNVALLKEDKAGLITIAEKTGSIVPADRKPAQLGRIMEVLYKEKTRYLETNMENLYTSIRSVMKQRSLLVFFTNFESMSALTRQLPFLKRIAKFHLLLIVFFEDTELKSLTEDEVKDVEGIYIKTIANKFAYEKKLIVKELARHGILSILTPPEKLTVNVINRYLSIKAQQKL from the coding sequence TTGAAAAACTTTTTTATTACATATTATAAAGACCTGTTTTTAGGTAAAAAGCTGTTTGCAGGAATTGGGCTTTGCGCCACATTATTTTTGTTTTCTTTCTTTTTGCCATGGCTTGGTGATATTCCATTTGTCGCTTTTTCGATTTTGATGGCATTGATTGCTATAGACATGATCTTGCTTTACCGGCAAAATAAAGGCTTCTTTTTAAGAAGAGACGTTCCGGAGAGATTAAGTAATGGCGATGAAAATGAAATCAATATTTATATAGAAAGCTTTTATCCCTTTGCCACTAAAGTTGGTGTCATTGATGAAATTCCATGGCAATTTCAAAAACGAGATATTTGGTTTGCAAGTAATTTAAAAGCACGGGAACGCAAAACAATAAATTATGTTTTAAGACCTACCAAAAGAGGGGAGTATGTATTCGGGTTGGTTCGTTTATATGTTAGTTCTCCGCTGGGCTTAATTACCAGAAGATTTAACTTCGGAGAAGAAAAGACCGTGCCGGTTTACCCCTCATTCTTGCAACTAAGAAGATACGAATTGATGGCTGTCTCAAACAGATTAAGTGAGATTGGAATTAAAAAGATAAGAAGGATTGGTCACAGTTTGGAGTTTGATCAGGTAAAGAATTATGTCCAGGGTGATGATTACAGAACAGTAAACTGGAAAGCAACTGCCCGGAAAGGGGAGTTGATGGTTAATTCGTTTACAGACGAAAAGGCTCAGCATGTGTATTGTATAATTGATAAGTCAAGAGTTATGAAAATGCCTTTTGAGGGGCTAAGCTTATTGGATTATGCTATTAATGCAAGTCTAGTTCTCTCTAACGTTGCTTTATTAAAAGAAGATAAAGCAGGGCTAATTACGATAGCTGAAAAGACAGGGAGTATTGTCCCGGCCGATCGAAAACCTGCCCAGCTGGGTAGGATTATGGAGGTTTTGTATAAAGAAAAAACACGGTACCTGGAAACTAACATGGAGAACTTGTACACAAGTATAAGGAGCGTTATGAAACAGCGGAGCTTGCTGGTGTTTTTTACGAATTTTGAAAGCATGTCTGCTTTAACCAGACAGCTGCCATTTTTAAAACGTATTGCCAAATTTCATTTGTTGCTAATTGTATTTTTTGAAGATACGGAACTGAAGTCCCTTACAGAGGATGAAGTAAAGGATGTAGAGGGGATTTATATTAAAACCATAGCCAACAAGTTCGCTTACGAGAAAAAACTAATTGTAAAGGAACTTGCCAGACATGGGATTCTAAGTATTCTTACTCCACCAGAAAAACTAACTGTAAACGTAATTAATAGGTATCTTTCTATTAAAGCCCAGCAGAAACTCTAA
- a CDS encoding RDD family protein, with product METIQVNTSQHVAIDYPVAGLGERVAARLIDLAAFIVVGVLLLLLTGLTATSQSTVVMIYIWSVYGACFVFYPLISEIFMNGQSIGKKLMKIKVISLNGSQASLGQYFIRWLFRLVDFLLTAQMGGLICIAITENKQRIGDIVAGTTLIKTIPRTNFDHIAFHPVEEEYTPVFAYADQLSDRDAELIHEVISTFYKTNNADLIYTMSERIAAHLAIKIPAGMNELDFLKTVIKDYRYITSKTD from the coding sequence ATGGAAACAATACAGGTAAATACCAGTCAGCACGTAGCTATTGATTATCCCGTTGCGGGATTAGGGGAACGGGTAGCTGCAAGATTAATTGATCTGGCGGCTTTTATCGTAGTTGGGGTTCTGCTTTTACTATTAACAGGACTTACCGCAACTTCACAATCAACAGTTGTTATGATTTATATCTGGTCAGTTTACGGGGCCTGCTTCGTTTTTTACCCTCTAATTTCTGAGATTTTTATGAATGGGCAAAGCATAGGAAAGAAATTAATGAAGATCAAAGTAATTAGCCTAAACGGCAGTCAGGCAAGTTTGGGTCAGTATTTCATCCGTTGGTTATTCAGACTGGTTGATTTTCTGTTAACCGCTCAGATGGGCGGATTAATCTGCATTGCAATAACGGAGAATAAACAAAGAATTGGCGATATAGTAGCAGGTACCACGCTTATAAAAACAATTCCCCGCACTAACTTTGACCATATTGCTTTTCATCCGGTAGAAGAGGAATACACACCGGTTTTTGCATATGCTGACCAGCTTTCTGATAGGGATGCCGAGTTAATTCATGAAGTGATAAGCACTTTTTACAAAACAAACAATGCTGATTTAATTTATACAATGTCAGAGAGGATTGCAGCTCATCTTGCCATTAAAATACCGGCAGGTATGAACGAATTAGATTTCTTAAAAACTGTAATTAAAGACTACAGATACATAACTTCGAAAACAGATTAG
- a CDS encoding stage II sporulation protein M: MRESLFVKQNSSKWKSYEQMSVATPDELADRFVDITNDLAYAKTFYPKSKTTEYLNGVAALLHQSIYKNKKEGSNTFIQFWKFELPVLFYTYRRQLLYALIFFIISSLIGILSAKYDDTFLRLILGDGYVNMTNENIAKGDPFGVYKQQSEFSMFFSIATNNIYVSLLMFVSGIFFSIGPVFFILRNGIMLGSFEYYFFSKGLGIESILVIWIHGTLEISAIIIAGGAGLVLGHGLLFPKTYTRAQAFIKSAKDGTKIALGIVPILVVAAMFESFVTRHTDMPLWLSISILGGSFLFIVWYVILYPIQLIKRTQNINNAE; encoded by the coding sequence ATGAGAGAATCGTTGTTCGTTAAACAGAATTCCAGTAAGTGGAAATCATATGAGCAAATGAGTGTGGCAACACCAGATGAGCTTGCCGATAGGTTTGTTGATATTACCAATGATCTTGCTTACGCTAAAACATTTTACCCAAAATCAAAGACAACAGAATATTTAAATGGGGTAGCCGCATTGCTCCATCAATCCATTTATAAAAATAAAAAGGAGGGTAGCAATACCTTTATTCAATTCTGGAAATTTGAATTGCCGGTGCTGTTTTATACCTATAGGAGGCAGTTATTGTACGCTTTAATATTTTTTATAATCTCAAGCTTAATAGGAATATTATCTGCAAAATACGATGATACTTTCTTGAGGTTAATTCTTGGTGATGGATATGTAAATATGACTAATGAAAACATTGCCAAAGGAGATCCGTTTGGTGTTTATAAACAGCAAAGTGAGTTCAGTATGTTCTTTAGCATTGCCACCAACAACATTTATGTTTCTTTACTAATGTTTGTAAGCGGAATATTTTTCTCAATAGGGCCGGTGTTCTTTATTTTAAGGAATGGGATTATGCTAGGTTCGTTCGAATATTATTTTTTTAGTAAAGGACTGGGAATAGAATCTATACTGGTAATATGGATTCATGGAACTTTAGAAATATCAGCCATTATTATTGCCGGTGGCGCTGGTTTGGTTTTGGGACATGGGCTGCTGTTCCCTAAAACATATACACGTGCTCAGGCATTTATAAAAAGCGCAAAAGACGGCACCAAAATAGCTTTAGGGATAGTACCTATACTTGTAGTGGCAGCCATGTTTGAAAGTTTTGTTACAAGGCACACAGATATGCCACTTTGGCTAAGTATTTCTATTCTTGGAGGGTCATTTTTATTTATTGTTTGGTATGTAATACTATATCCTATACAACTCATTAAACGCACTCAAAATATAAACAATGCAGAATAA
- a CDS encoding DUF4129 domain-containing protein, with protein sequence MRILVFFFLFFGILQVQANVGGRDSIAKKTVVRLDSTNVNLRKFDKSKLDTYSKKTDFIYDDAPAPNLSLWDRFWLWVWDLIGKTLNNKVTGGLVKYLAIVVLVGLVVFLVLKIIGADLKIFSRQSQKVEVPYTESDDNIHEINFNDQIEKAVATANYRLAVRLLYLRTLKKLSDRSLIHWLPEKTNQTYISEINDPDKKKEFSKLTHQFEYVWYGEFFIDKENFYIIKDTFERFNLPGA encoded by the coding sequence ATGCGAATACTGGTCTTCTTTTTTCTTTTTTTTGGAATACTCCAGGTTCAGGCAAACGTAGGGGGCAGGGATTCTATTGCTAAAAAAACGGTTGTTAGATTAGATAGTACCAATGTTAATCTTCGTAAATTCGATAAAAGCAAATTGGATACTTATAGTAAAAAAACTGATTTTATTTATGATGATGCACCCGCTCCAAATCTTAGTTTATGGGATCGGTTTTGGTTGTGGGTTTGGGATTTAATTGGTAAAACTTTAAATAACAAGGTGACTGGGGGCCTTGTAAAATACCTGGCAATTGTTGTACTGGTTGGGTTGGTGGTTTTCTTAGTGCTAAAAATAATTGGGGCAGATCTGAAAATATTTTCTCGGCAGTCTCAAAAAGTGGAGGTCCCTTATACGGAATCTGACGATAACATTCATGAAATTAATTTCAATGATCAAATAGAAAAGGCCGTAGCAACCGCTAATTACAGATTAGCAGTTAGGCTTTTATATTTGAGAACACTTAAGAAGTTAAGTGACAGGAGCCTGATTCACTGGCTTCCTGAAAAAACAAATCAAACATATATTAGTGAGATTAACGATCCCGATAAGAAAAAGGAGTTCAGCAAGCTTACTCATCAATTTGAATACGTTTGGTACGGCGAATTTTTTATTGATAAGGAAAACTTCTATATCATTAAAGATACTTTTGAACGGTTTAATTTGCCTGGCGCATGA